A region of the Phaseolus vulgaris cultivar G19833 chromosome 11, P. vulgaris v2.0, whole genome shotgun sequence genome:
GCAGCAGAAAGAGCAACCCAGGTTGCTTTGCAGGTAAATAAGTTGCTTGCATCAGATATAGTTTCTGCTGTTgttcttttatcattttttagtGCTTACCCCACCCCACCAAATGTGCAGGCTATACAGTGTTTAGGTGGGAATGGCTACGTGAATGAGTATCCTACTGGTCGTCTCCTGAGAGATGCCAAACTCTACGAGATTGGGGCAGGAACTAGTGAGATCAGAAGAATGATTATTGGACGTGAGCTCTTCAAGGAGCAATAACATGCCACCATTCCTTGCACCTTACACGATTTTAATCTTTTGGATTTTGGATAGTGCTGATCCCTTGGGATGTGGATGAAACTAATGTTACAGTCATCAAACGAGAATTATAATAACGAAAATTAATCATTGGTCCAAGGAATAAAATTTTCCATGTTATATTTTTGTATGCTTTGAAGCTCTTCACAATGATGTTACTAAGTATTTCATGTGAGATAGTCAAATCACAACATTCAGACAAGAAACGAACCATTCATGCTTTACAACTTGAGTTTGTTATCTTAATAACTGTTAGAGTATATCAAGCCATTTGTTATCAAAATTTGACTAAACTAAATTAGTTTAAAACCAGAATTCTAATGTTCCTTGGAAAATAATGCTAAAACAATGGtcggataaaaaaaaaataacaggtCTAACATTCGTAATTTGATGCCTACAGTAATGTGTTTGATATTGGACGAGGGATTACATGTTAAGGTTAAATAACGTGGTTTTTATTGAGTAATTTCTTCATGTACttacatgaaaaaatatattaattgatGCATATCAAGAGTGCCTAAGCGTTTTGGGATATCAAAAGCGAATCACACCTCAAAGAGGGTTCCCAACAGTGTAATAGCACGCAACCATGGTGGAAGATTTGGAAACCATCACCATCACCATTATTCCAGAGTACGTAACTCAAGCCATAATGGCTTATTTTATGATGCAAGACTGGCCCTTATTTAGCTACTTCAGTGCACTTAATTGTCAGTCTTTTTAGCGCTGACCATGCAATTTTTTCCTGGGCCTACAAGCTCAAAGGGTAGTAACATCATAAAAACATATGTAGATTAATCTTGTACAGAGACAGGACCAGCACAATAAATATCTAAGACAACCCTGAAACTTAGACTCTAACTGCTGTTGGAGAATAATCTGGCTGACCCACAGAGGAAGACTTTGAAGCCTCCGTAATGATTGGTGCCTCTTCCAAACAGCTATGAGTGTCATCACTGATCATCCCAATTGTCATCTTTTCCACCTCTTCTTGGGTGTATATATGGATCTTGCACACCACATCACAAAACTCACTGCAGCCACATGGGAATTATTTTAATGTCACCTAGAAAGCACATCACAATAATTTGACAATAGATAGCTTACATATAATAGAATACAAGAGATATCATGTTTAAGTACATATTGAAACAGGTGATGATCATTGATAGTTGATTAAGAGGTGGAAAAAAACAGCATTCTTTCAAGTGTTGATTTGAGTCCAGGAAGAAGAATACTCACTGCCATGGGTCATCCCCCACAACCATTATGTCATTCTCACTATCAGTGTAGAGGATCCTCCATCCTTTGTCAGGATCTTTTAGGAGGCCTTCCATGCCAAATAGTCTCTCTAGTTCACTCAACAGATCATTGTAGCTGCTCAGTCTTGAAAGATCAATAGCTCTTCCAACTAAGCTGCCTTGCTTGTGAACCTTCATTTAGTGTATGTCATATACGTGTGTAAAACTTGAGAGAGAAAAAGGTATATCATAACATAATTTTCTTATCATCATCCCTCACCTTTGTGCAGCTTCTTTTAGCAGAGTTCTGTAAATTTTGGGCAGTGGTTTCCCCAGACAAAGAAAACCCGAATAGTTTGCAGGCATTTACTTTTCCCTGGACATTATTGTCATTAGGAACCCCCATATTTGCAGCCCCTAATGAAGCAGCAGCAGAAAGATTGTCCTGCAGCTTATGCTCATTTGGGAGTTCTGGTCGTCCAACTTCATTTACAATGATTCCTGCCTGAGTGGATGGTTTATTAAATGGGACATTCTCTCTCTGGAAAGTGGTGGATTTTGAGCAAAACAAACTAGCTTGACCAGCTTGGTGAATGTCCCCATAAGGAAACAATGTAGGTTGAAAGTTGGGTTTGGTTGCCTGGTGGAGGTTGAAACCCAGATTGGGCATTCCCCAAGCACCAAGGTTCAAATCAACCTTTCCTGTCAGAGATTTCAATGGACATATTTCTTGACCTTGCAAGACCCTAGGAAACCTGTTTGTTTCCACAAAGCCTGCATAACTGAAAGGGTGAACACTACTAAGCTCAGAAGAGGTAACCTTTCTTACTTCAGCTGATCCAAGATTTGGATGACTCGGAGTGCTCATCTCAAAACCTAGTGGCTTGGTTACCGTGTCACATCCATAGTAGAGTGACACAAAACCAGTATTTTCTTGACCTTGCAAGACCTTGGGTGATCTTACAGACTCATCAAAGCCCACCAACCCACTGCCTCGTGCTGCTAAATGAAACAAAGAAGAGGATGATTAGGATGGGATATATCAAGTTAACAACAGAAAAGCATTTCAGACTTAGTCTTGTTTGGATAAATTGTTCTATGAATacttatattaaaagaaaataagaaggtAAAATGAACTAAGTATCTTGCATAAACTAAAGCCATCATCTTATAAGCTTAACTTTTGTTAAAGCTCTTTTCATTTAACTTCTTCTCTAAGAGTTAGCCTGCATAAGTTAGTTTTAGCCCATGAAAAACTCAATACATTTTATTTCTTATGTTCTTTTCTATAAATGCTTATAGAGAagtttttccaaacaaaatcATATTATAATTTAGTGGTAGGACTAATACCAGTGATGTGGTGACTAGGTGAGGCAACCTGTAGACCTGTCCGCAGTTTCTTCAGTCTTGGGGAAGACTGAATGCTCAAGGGGGGCAGAGGAGCAGAAGGATCAATCTCCCATGGAGATACTCGGTCTTGATGATTACTCTCAAAATCCTCATCCCATCTGACCTGTTACATGTCAAGCAAGCTTACATCAATGAAGAGATCATCATGTGTTCATTCACTCAATTAATTTATCCTAGCTTTGTCTGTGGTTTGTTAATGCAACCTTCATAATAACTAGATGTGATGATATGTAAAAACAATTTAAGAGTTAGACACGAAAATTAGCAAACAGTACGTAGAAATGTTGGGAAATATGACTAGATTTCTGAGGTTCACAAAGTGGATTCACAATAATTAAGTTTGATGTTAAGAATACTTAAAGGCTCAAttatagtatatgtttaattcagtttattttataaataattatatttaaaatcatcTATCACAAACATGTACTTAATATTTCTTATCCACgattcttcatgtgtttctccAAAACTGCAAACTGAAATATGAAGAGATGAAACATGGATTTTTATGTGCCTCGTTAATCAAAAAACGATTACTAGAACATATGTTTCAGTGCAAAGTTGGGAAAACATACGAAATCACAAAGGGTACAACATAGTAATGAAACAAAATTGAACTGTACCATCAAGCACCTCCATTTTGATTTTGGCCATCTGTAAGGATCCAAATCACTAGTTGCAATCAACGTGCCACTGTTACACCTGCAAGATAGGAAGTTGATACTGTGTGAAGCCCAAAAATCATTTTGAAGGAAGACATGGGactaaatatttatcattatgTTGTTGTAGTCTACCTTCTTTCTTGAGATTCATCCATTTCAAGTCTCATTTTGAATCTTGTCCCAGTGCTCAGTGGACTCTTGATGCTTTTGACATATTTTTGATATGGAACAACAAAGTCTGCATGACTTGCCCTGTATTATGTCAAATTCAAACACATTACAAATTTATTGCCAGAGTCAAAGACCAATCAAGAGTTAGCAACCAAAGGAGGAAGAGATTACGTCCCTATGAAATTAAAGactatgtaaaaaaaaatcatttatgagAAGGTCAATCAGAGGAACAAAGCTAGTTAAGTAAACTCCACAGACATTATCATCTGAGTTCCCAGAAGGGACATGGGCCATGTCTGTCGAAATCAAAGTGTCCCCTATTCTTCCATCCACATTATTAGAGTGTTTCATAATCAAAATCCAAGGACAAATAATTGTAGTGAAAACTTCATACATCTTACAAAACAACAAGACATGATCAGTCAGTATTAGTACCTTGGACTGTAGAAAACATGAAACTTGCTTTTGGTGGATACTGCATTTGCCACGGAAGAAAGGACATTGGGGTAGCAGTTCTGGCTACCAATAACTGATTCAGGAAGATCATTTCTAGGTCGAACAGCTCTTCTGATTCCCAATCTCAATTCACCATTTTCACCCCTACAAAGTCATGCATAAGCACTAGCCAGTAACAAAAATGACAGATAGTTTCTTCTTTATCTGAAACTGGATTGTTAGAACTTGAAACCTCTAGTTAGATTTAACTGGCCTTCAAAGATTATAATTATCATTCATTTTTCATGCTTTCAAAGTTTGTTAGACTTAGATTATTGATTCTCATGAAAAAAGGCCATCATTTTTGGCACTATACAGTACAAGTAAGCTCcccaatattaataatacaacaTTAAAAAACTACCTATTAATTATTCAAATGAAAAAgggaaaattaataaaatccaTGCTTCTTTGGCATTTGATGATTGCTTTCTACTAAATTATTGGGGGACCactattaataattaataattgaagGTGAGAATTTTAGGTGCAGCAAGAGATTTTAAACCACAACACACATACTGCTTCAAGAGTAGCTAAACTTTCACCGTACATGAACATACTTATACTGATAGATATATTACCTTAGAAAGAGTACTGCATCACCAGAAACAAGATTCTTTTGGCTTACAAAAATACTCCAGCCAGTAGTGAGTAGATGCCGCCTTGGCTGACCTGAAATATTACCACATCGATTTTTTGTACCAATTAGTGTGTTTGGTTTAGATCTAAGTAGAATTGATTTTGAACAGTTGAGCATGATTTAGATGTATGTCCAAGTTAATTTTAGccacaaattttatattagaatGTTCTACAGTGTCATAAATTGATTCTCAATGTGAATCAAATGTGGCCTTATTAGTCAATATATGAAGTCACATACTCACACCTCACACCTAGTTTTTCAAATTACATTACCTCGGTAAATGTGACGAAACTTCCACTCCACACCATGCAGGTCTTTGGCAACAAGCTCTTGTGAAGGCCTCTGCTGCTTATAATCCTGTAGCAGTAAACGTAAACAGATAGTTCACCAACTTAATCAAGGATATACAATCAAATTTTTGCACTTGAATAGAATCTTTCTCATCTAACTTTTCCAACAGTTGAGATGCATAAAGTTTAGTTTAACttatggaagaaatttgatatattttacttttcattttcttttttataagtGTTAATACTTAATATTATGCTGTTGAAAGATGCCACACCAAAGGAGGAAAACAGTCTTCAGCAGCTCTACGAGGAACAGAAAAGCCCCCATGTGTGCTGGTATCCGAGGCAGTTAGtgttttgcaaaacatgtgagGGGTTGATTTAGTTGGTGATCTTTCATCTCCCTCCTCTTCTGCTCCAAATTCCTCAAGTTCTTTGCCCTCTGAATTCATCCCTTCCAACTGAAAAGAATCCAGTGTATTCAGAATTATTTGAGGTGATACTTTAAAGGAACAATTGGTGCATCATTTAACATTTTAAGCTCAGAAAATATCCCTTCTTCTAATTAAACAATGAAAGAAGCTAAAAAATTAACTAGTCCCCCCTGAAGATGCATCAAATTCCAACCCTAACAAGTTAGAAACACACCAAAACATAAAtaacttcaaaatgaaaaccAACCTCGGCCTGAGGAAGCAAAGTAACCTGTGTATAAACCTCATCATTCTCCTTGTTGGCCTGTTCCGGAAAGTGACAATTTAGCAAAACAAAATGAACAATAGAGGCAATGCAAGGAGCAAGTAAATGGCAACATGTCAAAATGAAATTCAGTAAAACAAGAGTGAATCTAAGAGGAGAATTCAGCACTCACAAGTAGCTGGACATTGACAACCCTGCAAAAGATCTGTGGCTGAAGATCGTAAGAGGGAATCTCCATTGGTGTGAAAGGAGAGAAAGAGGCAACCTGTTCTAAGTGACCTTGTGGAAAATAGACCACTACATTTCCTTTCTTGGGAAGAGAAGTGAGGGGGCCAGCACAAGCATGCCAAAGCTCAAGGTAAGAAGAGGATACACGAGCTGAAGAGGAACTAGAAGATGAAGAAGTGGAAGAGGACCAACAACTAACACCAGCATCTTTCTCACATTCCCTATCACAGAATGCATTTTTCTCAACCTCAGTCACTTCATGGTTCAGATCAAATTCCATGAACACCTAGTGGTGTAGGCTCTTGAGAGACTCAAATGGAAGGCAAAAGTACAAACAAGCAACCAAAACACCCCGACCAGAAAATTCACAGCTTCAAGGGAGGGAAAGAGTGTCAGCAAGTGGAATTGAGAAAAGGAAACCCCAGAAAGTGGAAAGCATAAATACCACGGAAAGGAGGTTAATTTATGAGAAAGAATTCATATTTGGAGGGGCACCACAGTGTTAAATCAAGGGGAGAGTGGAAGTGGATGAacagaaaacaacaagaaaagtCATGTTGAGAAGGATACCCAGACAGGATTTAAAGATAAGAAAAGAAGGAAGAGAGTAGAAAGAGAgaagaatattaaataataacaagaAATTCAACGTATGATTCCACCCCCATTTGCAGGTACTGAGAAGGGGGAGCAGAAGGAGCAGACATAGACAATTGCATAGGAAGCACATAAGCAAAAGGCAAGAAAAGCCAATGTGGTAGTGGCTTTTGGATTTAGACTGTTAAGAGTCATAGAGATAGAGTGAGAAgaagagagatagagagatatTGTGTATGTGTGTTGGGTGGGGGGACAGGCTTAAGACAGTACAGAACCCACACTCCCCCACACTCACTCTCCTTTGCTTTGCCTTAGcttttattcatttttcatCTTCTTTATTCATAATTTGTTTCACTGTGTTTGTGGGGATCATTGATTCAGGCCCTCCCCCTAGACAACATAAGTTAATGTACAAGATAAATAAACAAACAATCATTAACAAggtttctttctctctctctctctttttatcTCCAAAAAAAGACAATTCCAAGAAAAACACAATCTGACAACTCAACCTACAACATAGGTTAATGACTTTCAAGGTATAAGGTAAAAAAATACTTACTATTAGGTGTATAGTAGCATGTATTGGTTATATAAAATATGCATTAATAAGTTAGTAATGGTTTTCAGTTGATTTGATATGATTTGGAGGCGTGTAACACGAATATCCGACAAATAGAGCCATAGCTACAGTGTTTCATTTAATAAAAGGAAAGTGAGAGGGTTAGGGtctttatctctctctctctctctctctgactGTGAAAATGTGTGAAGAAATGCAGTGAAGTGTGGTGTTGTGAGGGTTTTGGCAGCAACTGTCATAGACTTGGATTAGTTGTCAAAAACCCTTTCCACTACCTACTGCACTCCTTTACAACACATCTCAATTCTCCTCTCACAAACAAAAACCCTTTTTTCATCACTGCTTCTGCATAATTTCACCACCACCTCTGTAATATCTGATTCAACCAAAGCTAAAAACAAGattaaatcaaatattattttacttttagtttTTCTAGTTGTTTGTTTTCTCTTCAACTAATTTTGAAATGCACCCTCTGGTTTTGCTTTTTCTCACATTAATTGTTTGCAGACTTATCTATTTTCCAGtagtttaaaatgaaaaataatgtatttagatattagaaagaaaaaaaagaacaattcttttaagaaaatatacatttataaaaaattaaagctgttttttttatatttaaagggaataaaatattttttatgaattattaataaaaaatacttattatacataaaaaaaaactacaccCATTATTCATTATATAGGTTATctaaattacttttatttaaaataatcaaGACAAATCcaacaataatataaaacattATCCCATTTCTGAATTAATTTATTTACCATTTCTGTCcagaaatattataatatgCTTCAAAAAAATTTACACATTTCCATTTGAGAAATTTTAAAATGTGCTtcaaaattaaagttattttttagtttgaCCTTTAGTCAAAttactttgaccttgactttaaTCCGATTACACCCTTTATTGAATATCTGTTCTccacttatataaataaaacatgTTCATtggattaaaatataaataaattccaatttccaaaaagttatttaatgttgtcattttaaaaatacttttatatttaattatatctaataaatatgattaagagtaattttattatttttttaactttttgctTTGATTCATCACTGAGTAGAGAGAAATTATTCGTAGACTTAATTGTGATGATAAAACGAAAAGTAAATTATACTCTAATCCGttaaatataattgaatttgatttttagtgttttttttttgggtagttttgaaatttttttaaatggtcTGTTACTATTAATTTACTAACATGTGATATACTTCTAAATATACCATGTTTTGTACGACATTTCTAAATACTATTGCTAACTGACAATAACACTATTTAGAAAAAAAGTATGTATGAATCaaaattaatcattttaaaaaggtaaaagtgcattttcattcaatttttagtatatattaatatagtcccatttttgtattttgtttcaTGAGTTTTTAGGAATATTGTAAATTATTGATACTGAATGATGCTCATCTAGttagaatataaataagtataatgatgttttaacatttttattcttgattaaaaaaaggaaaacttggatttcattaaaattttaagCAATATTGCTAAAGAAGTTATTAAAAAactgaaatatatatttataatatttgaattttttttaatatttggtgATTTAATTACTATGTTCTATTCTTAGGAAAGCAACAGAATTTTCAAAGTTCAATACTAATAGCAtctctatataaaaaaaattataagactTTAAGAGGGAGTTTTATGATgtcatatcattttttttaaatcaagtatttgtttaattatgaggtattgtaaaaatattagataattttgtattttgtatatGATAGTTTATATAATAACAATTTGTGGAACATTAAAAGTTCATTTTATAGCTTCCTTCTAAAATATAAGTTAACTTATCAGCTACAAGTAGTCCAACCTAAATATAGTGTGGTCCTAAACaaattgataatatatatatatatatatatatatatatatatatatatatattattattacacCCAACACTTTCTTTTACTCCGAgaacaataaagtttgaatttaaaaagtgcacgtataaactatctaaatttttttattactaggTTTTAGCACCCTTATGTATCATTGTCTAGTTTCATATGATTGAGTCACATGAACCATAACCTTAAATTAATATTCTTTCATTTATGTGTTAATCATTAACTTCATTTAtcaatgtacatttacaagtatACAATCTTTTTACTCTATTTcgttttcaattaaaaaaatcattaaataaaaaataattttaaaaataataataaattaattattatattaactaaattaaatattatttaaaaattaaaaaattattagtatctaaattagtttttattattgataaaatttataaaccaatctctaaaatagtattcgGTGTTGTTGTAAACATATCTATTATTGTCTTAAACTTCCCGTGATTTAAATGTCATCCAATTAACTACAAAAAatttagttactaattattttatattttaaaattgattattgaccaaataaagttttttttacccacaagaaagaataaataaatatgaattattttaggGATGATCCAACTCTATTACAAATCAAATCAGAAATAATCAACTACTTTACTCAACTAAACTTAAACTACTAAACATATAAACATAATAACATTGTATAATCGTCCtactcaaattaaaaatttataaaatcaaaagcttttaatcataaacaaACATATCGACGAGTCTAAAAATCAATCCAACTAGCAAAATCAGAAATTAGTTCAAAGAAGAAGTTATCGAAATAAAGTAATTATTCACTAAGTAAAGTATGGCATTGTTAATTTTGAGTAATATGTTAGAAGAAAGATAGGCATATATATAGATTCATATATGTACAAACGGATAGAAAACAAATGGACATGGACATAACCTAAAGGTTTGTCTAAAGTGACACAAGTTTTTAGTtcccaaaaaaaaaagaatgatgCAAGTTTGAGAGGAAGGTGGTTTGGTCCACATCAAAAGCGGGGATATACATGAGATTGAACGAAAACTCAGGAGATGGAATGATTTATCTCTTTTGGTGTGCAAATatgaaatgtaaaataaaaccTAAAAAAAGAATCAAACCATTCAGTTTTATGCTTTTCAAATTGTACCCGACAACAACTATATATCTCACTCTTTGCTACACCAACTTTTAATTCCTTATCATTAATGTCATATATTTAAGGCCTCATTCTTAatccttttaatttttcaaGACCTTTTCGCCATCAAATATTCCACAACACAACACCTCATCATCC
Encoded here:
- the LOC137810488 gene encoding auxin response factor 4 isoform X1, which codes for MEFDLNHEVTEVEKNAFCDRECEKDAGVSCWSSSTSSSSSSSSARVSSSYLELWHACAGPLTSLPKKGNVVVYFPQGHLEQVASFSPFTPMEIPSYDLQPQIFCRVVNVQLLANKENDEVYTQVTLLPQAELEGMNSEGKELEEFGAEEEGDERSPTKSTPHMFCKTLTASDTSTHGGFSVPRRAAEDCFPPLDYKQQRPSQELVAKDLHGVEWKFRHIYRGQPRRHLLTTGWSIFVSQKNLVSGDAVLFLRGENGELRLGIRRAVRPRNDLPESVIGSQNCYPNVLSSVANAVSTKSKFHVFYSPRASHADFVVPYQKYVKSIKSPLSTGTRFKMRLEMDESQERRCNSGTLIATSDLDPYRWPKSKWRCLMVRWDEDFESNHQDRVSPWEIDPSAPLPPLSIQSSPRLKKLRTGLQVASPSHHITAARGSGLVGFDESVRSPKVLQGQENTGFVSLYYGCDTVTKPLGFEMSTPSHPNLGSAEVRKVTSSELSSVHPFSYAGFVETNRFPRVLQGQEICPLKSLTGKVDLNLGAWGMPNLGFNLHQATKPNFQPTLFPYGDIHQAGQASLFCSKSTTFQRENVPFNKPSTQAGIIVNEVGRPELPNEHKLQDNLSAAASLGAANMGVPNDNNVQGKVNACKLFGFSLSGETTAQNLQNSAKRSCTKVHKQGSLVGRAIDLSRLSSYNDLLSELERLFGMEGLLKDPDKGWRILYTDSENDIMVVGDDPWHEFCDVVCKIHIYTQEEVEKMTIGMISDDTHSCLEEAPIITEASKSSSVGQPDYSPTAVRV
- the LOC137810488 gene encoding auxin response factor 4 isoform X2, with protein sequence MEFDLNHEVTEVEKNAFCDRECEKDAGVSCWSSSTSSSSSSSSARVSSSYLELWHACAGPLTSLPKKGNVVVYFPQGHLEQVASFSPFTPMEIPSYDLQPQIFCRVVNVQLLANKENDEVYTQVTLLPQAELEGMNSEGKELEEFGAEEEGDERSPTKSTPHMFCKTLTASDTSTHGGFSVPRRAAEDCFPPLDYKQQRPSQELVAKDLHGVEWKFRHIYRGQPRRHLLTTGWSIFVSQKNLVSGDAVLFLRGENGELRLGIRRAVRPRNDLPESVIGSQNCYPNVLSSVANAVSTKSKFHVFYSPRASHADFVVPYQKYVKSIKSPLSTGTRFKMRLEMDESQERRCNSGTLIATSDLDPYRWPKSKWRCLMVRWDEDFESNHQDRVSPWEIDPSAPLPPLSIQSSPRLKKLRTGLQVASPSHHITARGSGLVGFDESVRSPKVLQGQENTGFVSLYYGCDTVTKPLGFEMSTPSHPNLGSAEVRKVTSSELSSVHPFSYAGFVETNRFPRVLQGQEICPLKSLTGKVDLNLGAWGMPNLGFNLHQATKPNFQPTLFPYGDIHQAGQASLFCSKSTTFQRENVPFNKPSTQAGIIVNEVGRPELPNEHKLQDNLSAAASLGAANMGVPNDNNVQGKVNACKLFGFSLSGETTAQNLQNSAKRSCTKVHKQGSLVGRAIDLSRLSSYNDLLSELERLFGMEGLLKDPDKGWRILYTDSENDIMVVGDDPWHEFCDVVCKIHIYTQEEVEKMTIGMISDDTHSCLEEAPIITEASKSSSVGQPDYSPTAVRV